The Glycine soja cultivar W05 chromosome 6, ASM419377v2, whole genome shotgun sequence genome has a window encoding:
- the LOC114417099 gene encoding uncharacterized protein LOC114417099 encodes MILKTLMEEKQLDFNQPLLSVRRISSTAASENDNKRKPDKSVRKRPPLPFYKSELKSGPVTNPGTVPFVWEKTPGRPKNESKLQTRAVERPSVAPKLPPGRVLKVEQQCSDKVPKGASVTQSRTGSSVSDSPRTGSLDNKVTKHESPQEVIEEKESSGSDDEDENYLDALDTLSRTESFFMSCSVSGLSEWDDQEVQLSGNFSTDQQARDFMIGRFLPAAKAMASETPQIQHNSRKPLVTQEQPKQAWKVVSGANSRPLNPKWQKVLPHYAQDIGREESEDESDDNDGYENNAPKVCGLFPRFCLLNPVPGLRMEGRIRSSTFHGVQSKSITSHRRTAKEHGRTATNGKKSVNSQSGYTEERDFLSTAEKSKHDIDPHRRACSKSSASESTEFESSCESPVVEKTLYVDSVHKVKSSDTNIRGDDFDTLRKDTDLDKSLSIDSSIEDSKPLGIVDEKEVSEPKSSASLDSSLPVCSDNSNNNMQMEMKNHSSKICPEKQELTKPDYQGSNLDRDLVAISSPDMVACKKIESESKDFSTKESSNGLIKNPVSMRNRKFASDVKFDSKCQQATKVVDQECTLGSSEDPSNLASSKVVGDTKINLESQLRMKLSHGKTSNASSSKLPLALPSPKAPSESWLKRTLPTVPSKSISLRSNLATYFHAPVKTSEVNHGHLQFAQELLPPIPEA; translated from the exons ATGATACTAAAAACTCTAATGGAAGAAAAGCAGTTAGATTTTAATCAGCCTCTTTTATCGGTAAGGCGAATTTCATCAACAGCGGCCTCTGAAAATGACAATAAAAGAAAACCTGATAAATCAGTGCGGAAACGACCTCCTCTTCCGTTTTACAAATCAGAGTTAAAATCAGGTCCAGTGACTAACCCTGGAACTGTTCCTTTTGTATGGGAGAAGACTCCTGGAAGACCTAAGAATGAAAGCAAACTACAAACAAGGGCTGTCGAACGGCCTTCCGTTGCTCCAAAGCTTCCACCCGGGagggttttgaaagttgaaCAGCAATGTTCTGATAAAGTTCCTAAAGGTGCATCAGTTACTCAATCCAGAACAGGAAGCAGTGTTTCAGATTCTCCGCGTACTGGATCTCTAGATAATAAAGTGACAAAACATGAAAGCCCCCAAGAAGTAATTGAGGAAAAGGAAAGTTCTGGTTCAGATGATGAGGATGAGAACTATCTAGATGCTCTTGATACACTTTCTAGAACTGAATCATTCTTCATGAGCTGTAGTGTGAGTGGTTTGAGTGAATGGGATGATCAAGAGGTCCAACTATCAGGAAATTTTTCAACAGATCAACAGGCACGTGATTTCATGATTGGCAGGTTCTTGCCTGCAGCAAAGGCAATGGCTTCTGAAACACCTCAAATTCAGCACAACTCTAGGAAGCCACTTGTTACACAAGAACAACCAAAACAGGCATGGAAGGTAGTTAGTGGAGCGAATTCCCGTCCCCTTAATCCAAAATGGCAAAAGGTTTTGCCGCATTATGCTCAAGATATTGGTAGGGAAGAGAGCGAAGATGAAagtgatgataatgatggaTATGAAAACAATGCACCCAAAGTTTGTGGGCTATTTCCTCGGTTCTGCCTTTTGAATCCAGTTCCAGGATTAAGAATGGAGGGTAGGATTCGAAGTTCTACATTTCATGGAGTGCAGAGTAAATCAATTACTTCTCACAGAAGAACTGCAAAAGAG CATGGTAGAACTGCTACTAATGGGAAAAAGTCAGTAAACTCCCAGTCTGGTTATACAGAAGAGAGAGATTTTCTGAGTACTGCAGAAAAATCTAAGCATGATATTGATCCACATCGTAGAGCTTGCAGCAAATCATCAGCCTCTGAGAGCACCGAATTTGAATCAAGTTGTGAAAGCCCTGTTGTTGAGAAAACTCTATATGTAGATTCTGTACATAAGGTCAAATCTTCAGACACCAATATCAGAGGGGATGATTTTGATACTCTAAGAAAAGACACTGACCTTGATAAAAGCCTTTCTATAGATTCTTCAATTGAGGATAGCAAACCCTTGGGTATTGTGGATGAGAAGGAAGTATCAGAACCTAAAAGTTCAGCTTCTCTTGATTCATCTCTCCCCGTTTGTTCTGATAATTCAAATAACAATATGCAAATGGAAATGAAAAATCATTCCAGCAAAATATGCCCAGAAAAGCAAGAGTTGACAAAGCCTGATTACCAAGGAAGTAACTTAGATCGCGATTTGGTTGCAATCTCAAGTCCAGATATGGTTGCATGCAAGAAAATAGAGTCTGAAAGCAAAGATTTTAGCACTAAGGAAAGTTCTAATGGCCTAATTAAGAATCCTGTTTCAATGAGAAACAGGAAATTTGCCAGTGATGTGAAATTTGATTCAAAGTGCCAACAAGCTACCAAAGTGGTTGATCAAGAATGCACTCTTGGATCTAGTGAGGATCCTAGTAATTTGGCTAGCTCAAAGGTGGTGGGTGACACAAAGATCAACTTAGAAAGTCAATTGCGGATGAAGTTGAGCCATGGAAAGACTTCAAATGCAAGCTCTTCAAAGCTTCCTCTTGCCCTTCCTTCACCAAAAGCTCCTTCAGAGTCTTGGCTTAAGCGCACATTACCAACAGTTCCTTCGAAGAGTATATCTTTACGCTCTAATCTTGCTACCTACTTCCATGCACCTGTTAAAACTTCTGAAGTTAATCATGGGCATCTTCAGTTTGCTCAG